Proteins co-encoded in one Arthrobacter alpinus genomic window:
- a CDS encoding sensor histidine kinase, with protein sequence MNRQWAAQARLRALQEADRHRSEQRENAARFGSHEVRTRLTIARGYAQLIADQSAEPTVREDAELVVAELIKASALATNLLTLVRVVEPSAPEPVDVDQLLAEILRRWSVTADRIWNARSTVGTLQGDSERLEAILDCLLENAVKFTGPGDTIAMTADAEGGELVLVVRDTGAGIPAADLDTIFDTFRTGATAGERAGSGLGLAIVKAVAEARGGTVSVASSLGRGTTFTLRFPLRTAPPIPPAFPSDSADRGPLNEPAGVGS encoded by the coding sequence GTGAACCGGCAATGGGCCGCCCAAGCCCGGCTGCGAGCACTGCAGGAAGCCGACCGCCACCGTAGTGAGCAGCGGGAAAACGCCGCCCGGTTCGGTTCGCACGAGGTGCGCACACGGCTGACGATCGCGAGGGGCTACGCGCAACTCATCGCTGACCAGTCGGCCGAGCCGACGGTGCGAGAGGACGCCGAACTGGTGGTGGCCGAACTCATCAAGGCGTCAGCATTGGCGACCAACCTGCTCACCTTGGTCCGGGTCGTGGAGCCGTCGGCCCCCGAACCTGTCGACGTCGACCAACTGCTGGCCGAGATCCTGCGCCGATGGTCGGTCACTGCCGACCGGATCTGGAACGCCCGGAGTACGGTCGGCACCCTTCAGGGCGATAGTGAGCGACTCGAGGCAATACTGGACTGCCTGCTTGAGAATGCGGTCAAGTTCACTGGTCCAGGGGACACCATCGCGATGACGGCCGACGCTGAGGGCGGCGAGCTAGTGCTGGTCGTTCGAGACACCGGGGCAGGCATCCCCGCCGCCGATCTGGACACCATTTTCGATACCTTCCGGACCGGGGCGACTGCAGGCGAGCGAGCCGGGAGCGGGCTGGGCCTGGCCATCGTCAAGGCCGTCGCTGAGGCACGTGGCGGCACCGTCTCGGTTGCCAGTTCGCTCGGCCGGGGCACCACCTTCACCCTCCGATTCCCGCTGCGGACCGCGCCGCCGATCCCACCCGCATTCCCTTCCGATTCGGCGGACCGTGGTCCACTCAACGAACCTGCCGGGGTCGGCAGCTGA
- a CDS encoding response regulator transcription factor yields the protein MSRIAVIEDEPILARLLERILSGAGHTVTVAGSVAGGLTLIRAVDPDLIVLDLVLPDGRGEDVLVELMRFRPSSRVLVLSSMTQVATRVGVLEGGAVDFLAKPFANAELLARINARLRAPASTVSVPRYLRRAGVEVDVQQRELVVDGRRISLTQREFVLLAFLLQRAPEPCTRAELLERFWGTTFDSGTNIVDVCVRRLRSKLSNDKIETVRNVGYRIAI from the coding sequence GTGAGTCGCATCGCGGTCATCGAGGACGAACCCATCCTCGCCCGGCTCCTCGAGCGGATCCTAAGTGGTGCCGGCCATACGGTCACGGTGGCCGGCTCGGTGGCTGGCGGTTTGACCCTGATACGCGCTGTCGACCCGGACCTGATCGTCCTGGATCTCGTGCTGCCGGACGGACGTGGCGAGGACGTCTTGGTCGAACTGATGCGGTTCCGCCCCTCGAGTCGGGTCCTGGTGCTGTCATCGATGACGCAGGTGGCGACCAGGGTGGGCGTCTTGGAGGGCGGTGCGGTGGATTTCCTGGCCAAACCGTTCGCCAACGCCGAGCTGTTGGCCCGGATCAACGCCCGCCTCCGGGCGCCAGCATCGACCGTGTCTGTGCCCCGCTACCTCCGCAGGGCCGGTGTCGAGGTCGATGTTCAACAACGGGAACTCGTGGTGGACGGGCGCCGCATCTCGTTGACGCAGCGGGAGTTCGTGCTCCTGGCTTTTCTCCTCCAGCGGGCGCCCGAGCCGTGTACCCGGGCCGAGCTGCTCGAGCGCTTCTGGGGGACGACATTCGACAGCGGCACGAACATCGTCGACGTCTGTGTGCGTCGGCTGCGATCCAAACTGTCGAACGATAAAATCGAAACGGTGCGAAATGTCGGATATCGGATCGCGATTTAA
- a CDS encoding Ig-like domain-containing protein: MARPAIIATLALLVSIIGPLGGMNKSSSPDVAAAAVPSSATDVTKVPHYFGPYPNWANSPQTLADAMVKISVGTPTPVLYGNPLTKRTYATDYAKPTGEIGPVLVVLDHTKLPAGTLNDFQSWNQGIAGASPTPSAGNIFHALVLRPTGTAGEYTVVYASDELKVPTPTVESGEVQTYAAPAVTVQKDDVIGFYGQGIPVDTDVPANGDTLSTPASGDTTLATNVAPAKDSTVKLGASNYPDFSHDRTYSFGADVTPTVTDPGTGAEATASVDPKTGAISGVTVTSPGAGYAVPPTVEITTGGVTPTTVAKATAKIATGVITGIDVNETGYGFTAPAVTLAGGNPTAGSEAHALASGTVDNLKLTDGGNGYQSQPLVNISKPDLADGVQATASAAMDANGVVTGVDIANAGSGYTTAPTVTVTDASKTAPTQAAKVEATIGVTRIDVTDGGAGYDSAPTVTIADTVGTADKGASATARVAVKGSVTDIVVTTPGAGYLTPGIKKFVDTLPGQGEANANDLGQYIPVAVPDTTTYPGTDYYEIAVVQYRMKFHRDLPATLLRGYVQLSTGVVPGKKVALGNANLDPSLPDSPISFTGVDKPHYLGPTIVATKNKPVRVLFRNLLPTGVDGDLFLPVDTTVMGAGAGPEMMTLDPVTKVPVDMAADEKSVLDGVRNPMCGETPKPTTCYSENRATLHLHGGITPWISDGTPHQWVTPTGENTAYPKGVSVSNVPDMPDPGPGAETFFYTNQQSARMMFYHDHSWGITRLNVYAGEEAGYMITDETEQKLMAPGGALEGLGMGTSLTIQDKTFVPSATRMAQLDPTWDAKKWGGEGNLWQPHVYMPAQNPGDPSGMSAFGRWFYGPWFWPPAKDAKYPPMANPYYDPACDANVADFCEPALIPSTPNNSVGMEAFHDTPIVNGTAYPTTTMDPKSYRFRILNGSDDRFWNLSWYVADPATGTEVALKSSEVAMAQTDPVVTPTPDTAKSPKGPNWIQIGNESGFLPTPAVVPAHETTWITDATRFDVGNVDQHSLLLAPAERADVIVDFSAYKGKTLILYNDAPAAFPGRIPGYDYYTGGPDMSPGGAPTTLPGYGPDTRSVMQVKVANTAPALAFDRPNTTADQMGKLMAAFDHHTDAAGKPAGVFESSQNPIVVGQSAYNQAYGTSFVGNGYCNTATNPAAKCDGFARIAEQGGDKFKFDTLSGSQLSIPIEGKSVHDEMNSANFDEWGRMSGNIGLEAPGATPLLQNVILYPFVNPATELLDGTKGTNSLNVTPISTSADGTQIWKITHNGVDTHPLHFHLNDVQLLNRVTWDNIIIPPEPNELGWKDTVRVSPLEDTIVAVRPILPKLPFAIPDSNRPLNPMMPLGAKGSTTGPNGSEAGFNNTDTNGNPITPISNNMTNFGWEYVWHCHILSHEEMDMMRPISVSTPRTLPDAPVVSFTRATSEVMLSWTDGTPVSITNPATWGSAKNEIGYKIERAPLTNGTVGAYAQFATTLANVTTYTDKTAGTGQYAYRVTAWNAAGNTVSAPLLTASTTPKVTGNSPAPGATGVAGNVRPTVTFNEAVTGISNTTFTLKQGTTVVPASVAYSTATRTATLTPTAALAADKTYTLSLTTAIKSVSGGPLAATAWTFITGPVPTVTTTNPAAGATGVGLGTATTRTPLSATFSEAVTGLPTTAASTPNFTLKLGTATIGSKVSYNATTRVATLTPDAPLVSDRTYTLTLSSAVKDVAGNPLAAKTWTFVTGPIPVVTARTPAVNATRVSRTANITATFSEAVTGLPSAAAASGNFTIKRTSTGAAFTSVVSYSGTTRVATLNPTGTLLANTQYTVTLSSGIKDTAGNPLVPVTWSFTTGN; the protein is encoded by the coding sequence TTGGCCCGGCCGGCCATCATCGCGACGCTCGCCCTGCTGGTCAGCATCATCGGACCGTTGGGAGGGATGAACAAGAGCTCCAGCCCCGATGTCGCTGCGGCCGCGGTCCCCTCGAGCGCCACCGACGTGACGAAGGTGCCGCACTACTTCGGCCCCTACCCCAACTGGGCGAACAGCCCGCAGACGTTGGCTGACGCGATGGTGAAGATCAGCGTCGGGACACCGACCCCGGTCCTGTACGGCAACCCGCTGACCAAGCGCACGTACGCGACCGACTATGCGAAGCCCACTGGTGAAATAGGTCCGGTGCTGGTGGTGCTTGACCATACCAAGCTACCCGCCGGAACCCTCAACGACTTCCAGAGCTGGAACCAGGGCATCGCCGGTGCGAGTCCCACCCCCTCTGCGGGCAACATCTTCCACGCGCTGGTGCTGCGACCAACCGGCACCGCGGGTGAATACACGGTCGTCTACGCCAGCGACGAGCTGAAGGTGCCGACACCAACCGTGGAGAGCGGAGAGGTTCAGACCTATGCCGCACCAGCTGTCACGGTCCAGAAAGACGATGTGATCGGCTTTTACGGACAGGGCATACCGGTCGACACAGACGTCCCCGCCAACGGCGACACCTTGAGCACTCCGGCAAGCGGGGACACGACGCTGGCCACCAACGTCGCGCCTGCCAAGGACAGTACTGTCAAGCTCGGTGCATCCAACTATCCGGACTTCTCCCACGACCGCACCTACTCCTTTGGGGCGGACGTCACACCGACCGTCACCGACCCGGGCACAGGCGCGGAAGCTACTGCCTCAGTCGATCCAAAGACGGGGGCCATCTCCGGTGTCACCGTAACCAGCCCCGGTGCCGGCTACGCAGTTCCCCCGACGGTGGAGATCACCACCGGCGGAGTCACCCCCACCACGGTGGCCAAGGCCACCGCAAAGATCGCCACCGGCGTCATCACCGGCATCGACGTCAATGAAACAGGCTACGGATTCACCGCTCCCGCCGTGACCCTAGCGGGCGGGAACCCCACGGCAGGCTCCGAGGCGCATGCACTGGCCAGCGGGACCGTCGACAACCTGAAGCTGACCGACGGCGGCAACGGCTACCAGTCCCAGCCGCTGGTAAACATCTCCAAGCCTGACCTTGCCGACGGCGTGCAGGCCACTGCCAGTGCGGCGATGGACGCCAACGGTGTGGTCACCGGCGTCGACATTGCCAACGCCGGTAGCGGGTACACCACCGCCCCGACCGTGACCGTCACCGATGCCAGCAAGACCGCTCCCACCCAAGCGGCCAAGGTTGAGGCCACCATCGGCGTCACCCGCATCGATGTCACCGACGGCGGTGCCGGCTACGACTCGGCACCGACCGTGACGATCGCCGACACAGTAGGCACGGCCGACAAGGGCGCCAGCGCCACCGCCAGGGTGGCAGTCAAGGGCTCGGTCACCGACATTGTGGTCACCACCCCCGGAGCGGGCTACCTGACGCCGGGGATCAAGAAGTTCGTCGACACCCTTCCCGGCCAGGGCGAAGCCAACGCCAACGACTTGGGCCAGTACATCCCGGTTGCAGTGCCCGACACCACCACCTACCCCGGCACCGACTACTACGAGATCGCGGTTGTGCAGTATCGGATGAAGTTCCACCGCGACCTGCCGGCCACCCTGCTTCGCGGGTACGTCCAGCTCTCGACCGGTGTCGTCCCTGGCAAGAAAGTTGCCCTCGGCAACGCCAACCTCGACCCGTCCCTGCCCGACAGCCCGATCAGCTTCACCGGTGTGGACAAGCCGCACTACCTGGGCCCTACGATCGTTGCCACGAAAAACAAGCCCGTCCGAGTGCTGTTCCGCAACCTGCTGCCAACTGGTGTGGATGGCGATCTATTCCTCCCCGTCGACACCACGGTGATGGGTGCCGGCGCCGGCCCCGAGATGATGACGCTTGATCCCGTCACCAAGGTCCCTGTGGACATGGCGGCGGACGAGAAGAGCGTCCTAGACGGCGTGCGCAACCCGATGTGTGGCGAGACGCCGAAGCCGACAACCTGCTACTCGGAGAACCGTGCCACATTGCACCTGCACGGTGGCATCACCCCGTGGATCAGCGACGGCACACCGCACCAGTGGGTCACCCCGACCGGTGAGAACACCGCGTACCCGAAGGGTGTCAGCGTCAGCAACGTCCCGGACATGCCGGACCCCGGTCCCGGAGCAGAGACGTTCTTCTACACGAACCAGCAGAGTGCGCGGATGATGTTCTACCACGACCACTCGTGGGGTATCACGCGGCTCAACGTATACGCCGGCGAGGAAGCCGGGTACATGATCACCGACGAAACGGAGCAGAAGCTGATGGCTCCCGGTGGAGCCCTGGAAGGGCTCGGCATGGGGACCTCGCTCACCATCCAGGACAAGACCTTTGTGCCGAGCGCGACTCGGATGGCCCAGCTCGACCCGACCTGGGACGCGAAGAAGTGGGGCGGTGAGGGGAACCTCTGGCAGCCGCACGTCTACATGCCCGCGCAGAACCCCGGTGACCCCAGCGGCATGAGCGCGTTTGGCCGCTGGTTCTACGGCCCCTGGTTCTGGCCGCCGGCCAAGGACGCCAAGTACCCGCCCATGGCCAACCCCTACTACGACCCCGCTTGCGACGCGAATGTGGCTGACTTCTGCGAGCCGGCCCTGATCCCGTCGACACCGAACAATTCGGTCGGCATGGAGGCGTTTCACGACACGCCGATCGTGAACGGCACCGCCTACCCAACGACGACCATGGACCCAAAGTCGTACCGGTTCCGGATCCTCAACGGCTCTGACGACCGGTTCTGGAACCTTTCCTGGTACGTCGCCGATCCCGCCACCGGCACCGAGGTCGCGCTGAAGTCCAGCGAGGTCGCCATGGCGCAAACCGACCCGGTCGTCACACCAACACCGGACACCGCCAAGAGCCCCAAGGGCCCCAACTGGATTCAGATCGGCAACGAGAGCGGCTTCCTGCCAACCCCGGCAGTGGTCCCCGCCCATGAGACAACATGGATCACCGACGCGACCAGGTTCGACGTCGGCAACGTGGACCAGCATTCGCTGCTGCTCGCGCCGGCCGAACGGGCCGACGTGATCGTAGACTTCTCCGCCTACAAGGGGAAGACGTTGATCCTGTACAACGACGCACCGGCGGCGTTCCCGGGCCGGATTCCCGGCTACGACTACTACACCGGAGGACCGGATATGTCCCCTGGTGGCGCTCCCACAACCCTGCCCGGCTATGGGCCCGACACCCGGTCAGTCATGCAGGTCAAGGTTGCCAACACCGCACCGGCGCTGGCCTTCGACCGGCCCAACACAACAGCTGACCAGATGGGCAAGCTGATGGCTGCGTTTGACCACCACACCGACGCCGCCGGCAAGCCCGCCGGGGTCTTCGAGTCCAGCCAAAATCCGATCGTGGTCGGCCAGTCCGCCTACAACCAAGCTTACGGAACGAGCTTCGTCGGCAATGGGTACTGCAATACGGCCACCAACCCCGCAGCCAAATGCGACGGCTTCGCACGGATCGCCGAACAAGGAGGAGACAAATTCAAGTTCGACACACTCTCGGGCTCCCAGCTCAGCATTCCCATCGAGGGCAAGAGCGTGCACGACGAGATGAACTCAGCGAACTTCGACGAGTGGGGACGGATGAGCGGCAACATCGGATTGGAGGCGCCAGGAGCAACCCCGCTGCTGCAAAACGTGATCCTCTATCCGTTCGTCAACCCTGCCACGGAACTGTTGGACGGCACCAAGGGGACCAACAGCCTCAACGTGACCCCAATCTCCACCAGCGCTGACGGCACACAGATCTGGAAGATCACCCACAACGGCGTTGACACCCACCCGCTGCACTTCCACCTCAACGACGTCCAGCTGTTGAATAGGGTCACCTGGGACAACATCATCATCCCGCCCGAACCTAACGAACTCGGCTGGAAAGATACAGTGCGCGTCAGTCCCTTGGAGGACACGATCGTGGCGGTCCGGCCCATCCTGCCGAAACTCCCGTTCGCCATCCCAGACAGCAATCGGCCGCTAAACCCCATGATGCCGCTGGGCGCCAAGGGCTCCACGACTGGACCGAACGGGTCCGAAGCCGGCTTCAACAACACCGACACCAACGGCAACCCGATCACCCCGATCAGCAACAACATGACCAACTTCGGCTGGGAGTATGTGTGGCATTGCCACATTCTCAGCCACGAGGAGATGGACATGATGCGGCCCATCTCGGTCAGCACACCCCGCACACTGCCAGACGCCCCGGTGGTTAGCTTCACCCGAGCTACAAGTGAGGTGATGCTGAGTTGGACCGACGGGACCCCGGTTTCGATCACCAATCCCGCCACCTGGGGCAGTGCAAAGAACGAGATCGGCTACAAGATCGAGCGTGCACCCCTGACCAACGGCACGGTCGGGGCCTACGCCCAGTTCGCCACCACACTGGCAAACGTCACCACCTACACCGACAAGACCGCCGGGACCGGGCAGTATGCCTACAGGGTCACGGCGTGGAATGCGGCCGGGAACACGGTGTCCGCACCTCTGCTCACCGCATCCACCACACCGAAGGTGACCGGCAACAGCCCCGCACCCGGAGCAACCGGGGTGGCGGGCAATGTACGGCCGACTGTCACGTTCAATGAAGCCGTCACCGGTATCAGCAACACTACGTTCACGTTGAAGCAAGGCACCACGGTAGTTCCGGCGTCGGTGGCCTACAGCACGGCGACGCGGACGGCCACCCTCACCCCCACGGCGGCACTGGCGGCGGACAAGACCTATACGCTCTCGTTGACCACGGCCATCAAGAGCGTCTCGGGCGGCCCGCTCGCGGCGACGGCCTGGACCTTCATCACCGGTCCTGTGCCGACGGTCACCACCACCAACCCCGCTGCCGGAGCCACCGGCGTCGGGCTGGGAACGGCCACCACGCGGACCCCACTGAGTGCAACATTCAGCGAAGCCGTGACGGGCCTGCCCACCACCGCAGCCAGCACACCCAACTTCACCCTGAAGCTGGGGACGGCCACCATCGGGTCGAAGGTGAGCTACAACGCAACCACCCGGGTCGCCACGCTCACACCGGACGCCCCGCTGGTCAGTGACAGGACCTACACCCTGACCCTGAGCAGCGCAGTCAAGGACGTGGCCGGCAACCCGCTGGCCGCCAAGACCTGGACGTTCGTCACCGGACCCATCCCAGTCGTCACGGCTCGCACCCCGGCGGTCAACGCCACCAGGGTCAGCCGGACGGCGAACATCACCGCAACATTCAGCGAGGCTGTCACCGGCCTGCCAAGCGCGGCCGCGGCGAGCGGGAACTTCACCATCAAGCGCACGTCGACCGGAGCCGCGTTCACCTCAGTGGTCAGCTACTCCGGCACCACCAGAGTGGCAACGCTCAACCCGACCGGCACCCTGCTGGCCAACACCCAGTACACCGTCACCCTCAGCAGCGGAATCAAGGACACCGCTGGCAACCCGCTAGTACCCGTCACCTGGAGCTTCACGACAGGCAACTAG
- a CDS encoding copper resistance protein CopC, with protein MTRTSPRISGRHPRVHGIIARRFLGLIFAALAIGLMLPATPAVAHASLLHSTPTEGAVLPQAPGVVELVFGEPVALAPDGFQLYDDTGGHRTMPAEQLDATVTVSLPSNLPEGGYTLGWRVVSDDSHPISGMLSFTVGLSRASVPTTVQIDTASVDALYVVLNALGYLGLFCLVGLTAFDLFVARIPTADRRLHKVAALVAVSAYLVLVPLTAARERGAGLRALFDPGVAVTGWSGGAALTFVLAFSGAVLMVIRGRLPRQAGFWVGTVGAVIALASVLPVGHTRTFGPAWLMMGADLTHAATAAVWLGGLLALILHVTRARRRNGDPAETAAALGRFSTLAGGVVFLLGITGTVMAVVMVGSVTVLLGSSYGQLLLVKLAMVAAIGGLAAWNRFGLVPRLAREGIKGTAWSRLALAIRLEAVGLVIVIGLTSVLTLQNPRVSEAPAAGGTPVLVELGTGHLTGRFGPGTVGTNVITFELTDAGGAPIVPISMPQVSAAEPNLSLGPLAAKIEPGGKPGSYRSEMTLPVAGQWKITVAVRVNELEQPAAVVEVVVVVG; from the coding sequence GTGACCAGAACATCCCCCCGGATCAGCGGCCGGCATCCCCGTGTCCATGGAATCATCGCGCGCCGGTTCCTCGGATTGATTTTCGCAGCACTAGCGATAGGGCTGATGCTGCCTGCAACCCCGGCAGTGGCCCACGCTTCGCTGCTGCATTCGACGCCGACCGAGGGCGCGGTGCTACCCCAGGCTCCTGGCGTGGTGGAGCTGGTCTTCGGCGAACCAGTTGCCCTGGCCCCCGATGGCTTTCAGCTTTACGACGACACCGGTGGCCATCGCACCATGCCTGCCGAGCAGCTGGACGCGACTGTGACTGTCTCCCTGCCGTCGAACCTCCCAGAAGGCGGCTATACGCTCGGTTGGCGAGTGGTTTCCGATGACTCCCATCCTATTTCCGGCATGCTCTCATTTACTGTGGGGCTATCCAGAGCTTCAGTGCCCACAACCGTCCAGATCGACACGGCGTCTGTTGACGCCCTGTACGTGGTGCTCAACGCTCTTGGCTATTTGGGCCTGTTCTGTCTTGTGGGCCTGACGGCGTTCGACCTGTTCGTTGCCCGAATCCCAACGGCCGATCGACGGCTGCACAAGGTGGCCGCACTAGTTGCCGTGAGCGCCTATCTCGTGCTTGTGCCACTCACTGCGGCGCGTGAAAGAGGTGCCGGCCTCCGCGCGCTGTTCGATCCGGGGGTTGCCGTCACTGGATGGTCGGGGGGAGCCGCGTTGACGTTTGTCCTCGCTTTTTCCGGAGCAGTCCTCATGGTGATTCGTGGACGTCTGCCGCGCCAGGCGGGCTTCTGGGTTGGCACTGTAGGTGCAGTGATTGCGCTCGCCTCGGTCCTGCCCGTGGGCCACACGCGGACCTTCGGGCCCGCGTGGCTCATGATGGGCGCCGACCTGACCCACGCCGCGACGGCTGCGGTCTGGTTGGGTGGACTCCTAGCCCTGATCCTGCACGTTACCCGTGCACGACGGCGCAACGGAGACCCCGCCGAGACCGCCGCGGCCCTCGGCAGGTTCTCCACCCTGGCCGGTGGCGTCGTCTTTTTGTTGGGCATCACCGGGACGGTCATGGCGGTCGTGATGGTCGGCTCCGTGACAGTCCTCCTGGGCAGTTCCTATGGGCAGTTGCTGCTGGTCAAGCTCGCCATGGTCGCGGCAATTGGCGGGCTGGCGGCGTGGAACCGATTCGGTCTGGTCCCCCGCTTGGCGCGCGAGGGAATCAAGGGCACTGCTTGGAGCCGGCTGGCCTTGGCCATCCGGCTGGAGGCGGTTGGGCTGGTGATCGTCATCGGGCTCACCTCGGTCCTGACGCTGCAAAACCCACGCGTGAGCGAGGCTCCCGCTGCAGGTGGCACACCGGTACTCGTCGAGCTTGGCACCGGCCACCTGACCGGCCGGTTCGGCCCGGGAACAGTGGGGACCAACGTCATCACCTTCGAGCTCACAGACGCTGGTGGCGCCCCCATTGTGCCGATCAGCATGCCGCAAGTAAGTGCGGCTGAGCCCAATCTGAGTCTCGGACCGCTGGCTGCCAAGATCGAACCCGGAGGGAAGCCGGGAAGCTACCGTTCCGAGATGACGCTACCCGTTGCGGGACAATGGAAGATCACCGTAGCCGTCCGGGTCAACGAGCTGGAGCAGCCCGCCGCCGTCGTCGAAGTCGTGGTCGTCGTCGGCTGA